GATGTTCGGCGCCGGCGGAACGGAGGTCGAGGGCGTGAAGGACGTGGCGTTCGCGCTCGCGCCGCTGCCGCGTGCGGAAGCCGAGGCGATGCTCGACGGCACCTGGGCGGGGCGCAAGCTGCGCGGCTTCCGCAACCTGCCGGCGGCGGACCGTTCCGCGGCGATGGAGGCCCTGCTCCGACTTGGCCAGCTCGTCGCCGATCACCCCGAGATCGCGGAAATGGAGATCAATCCGCTGCGCGTACGGCCGGACGGCGAGGGTGTGGTGGCGGTGGACGTGCGGCTGCGCGTCGCGCGCGGTGAGTTGTAGGGGCCGCGCGTCGTTATCTTTCGCGCTCCGCATCACCCTCACCCGGCATCACGATGGCCACGAAACTCAAGCGCGGATACACCGATCCCGTCACCCAGGCGTGGGTACCGGCCACCGAAGTGATCCGCGAGATTGACGGCATGGTCGTGCGACTCACCGTGCACGGCATCTTCCTGAAGGAAAAGGGGCGCCGGCTCGAGATCGGCCCGCTCGATTACGCGTCGCTCTATCGCGATGCCGTGCAGCGCGACAAGGGGCTGGCCCCCATCAAGCCGCGCGCCGGCCGCTCCAAGACGACGGTGTCACGAGGGCTGCTGGCCACCGAGCGCGGACGCTAGCGACGGCCGCGGCCGGGCGTCGCGCCACGGATCAGTCGAGGCGCCGGTAGACCCGTTTCGCCGGACGACCGATGAGTTGCTCGACGGTCAGGCCGTCCGCGGCATAGCACCCGGCGTACAGACGGCTCGCGAGCAGGGCTTCGGGACCCCGGCCATACTCGGCGTCGTGGCCGGAGAGCTCGCCGACGCGCAGCCGGATCGCGAGCGAGTCGATCTCGCGCAGGCAGGCCTCGCGCGCCGCGCGCGCCGTGACCCCGTTCGGCGGCGCCAGACGCTGCCGGCTCACCCATTGGTTCACCACGTCGTTCCGGAACGACGTCTTGTCGCCAAAGGCCGCCAGCAGCTGGCGCCTGAGCGACTCGAACGTCGCGTCGGCGAAATGCGACCAGGCGCCGAACTGCACGCGGATCTGGTCGCTGCGCTCCAGCCTTCGCCGTACCGCATCCACTTCCTTCCAGCGCACCATCGTGTGGTGGGCCGTGGTCCCCAGCGTCGCTGGTGGCGTGGCGACCACTTCCCCCGTGCCGGCCACGCGATCGAGATCTTCCTCAAGGAGGACGAGCACCCCTTCGTGCCGCGGCAGCAACTGGCCGAGGGCGCGCTGCAACCAGATCGCCTCGCCCGGGGCGGCATGCACCGGCAGCGCGAGAAAGCACTTGCCCGCGGGGACGGCCTGCAGGCGCGGGGCTGCGAGGGCAAGGTCGGAGTTCGCGTCGTGGTTGACGAGCATCGGCGGTTGTGGTGAGTACGCCCCGGCGCCCCAGGGAGCGGGCCCCGGGGCGCCCGGCGCAGGTGTCCATCCGGCATCGGCGGACCATCCAATTGCTATCATACAATGTCACGTTATGCAAGCCTCTTGACGTTTTCGCGGTCCTGTTACATCGTGTGATAGGTTTGCAGGCCTGTATCCTTCCGGGACGCGCCCGGCGTCCGCCGCGGACCGTTCCCGCCCTTCCCCGCGTGACCGTGACCGAAGCCTCACGAGACCTGGACGGCCTGACCCTGCTCGGCGACGTGCTCGGCGCGTACCGGCAGGACCTCGCGCGCACCCCCGACGTGGCGTGCTTCGGCGCGCACGATGCCCGCTGGCTCCGGACGGCACTGCAAGTGGAGCAGCTCGTCAGCCAGCCCGCCCGGGGTGACGCACAGCGATTGCGCCGGCTGGCCGCGCATCCCACCCTGCGCGGGCGGCGACTGCTGGCGCTCGCCGAACAGATGGAGGCGGCGGGCGCGCTCATGCTCGCCTTCGCCACGCTCGCCAGCGCCCGTCGCGTGTGGGAACGCACCGACCCCGCCAGTTGCGGGACGGCCATCTTCCGCCAGGCCCGCATCTGCCGCACGGTCGGCGCCACGCGCGCCGCGGAGAACTACTACTCGCTCCTCGCCTCATACGCGCAACGCCACCGGCTTTCGGAACTGCGCGGCCGGGCGCTCATCGGCTTCGGCCTGCTGCGGCTCGTGGAGGGGAACCCGGCGGCGGGGCGACGGTGGTTCGTGAAGGCCCGCAGCGCCTCCGGCAACCACCCGGTGGCCTGCGCCGTGTCGTTCCATGCCGAGATGAATGCGGCGCTCGCGCTGCGCGACCACTCCGGCGCCTTGATCGCCGGCTCGCGGGCGCTCGCCGGAAACGTCCTGCCGCGTTACGACGAAGCCGGCGTCCTGATCAACATCGCGTCGCTGGCGCTTCGCGCGGGACATCCCGCGGCCGCGCTGGCCACGGTGCGGCGCGCCATCCGGCGCTCGACGCACCCGCGCGTGCGGCTGATCGCGTACTCCAAGGGCGCGGCGGCGGCCGCCGCGCTCGCGCGCCCGGCGCTGGTGAACCGCTTCGCGGCGCAGCTCATGGGCGTGGCGGCGCACGTCTGCGTCCCGTTCGAGGAGATGGAGGCGCGCAGCGAACTCGCCGAGGCGCTGGCCGAGGTCGGCGAGCGCGAGCGGGCCCGCCGCATGGCGCGCAGCGTGCGCGCCGAGGCCCAGCGGCACCGGTTCGCAGCCATCGTGCACCGGTGCGACCGCCTGCTGCGCGACGTCCGCCCCGAGCCGGAGCGGCTGCCGCTCACGGTGGCCGCCCGGCGCGTGATCGAGGAGCTGGTGACGGTATGACGCCCGCCGCGGATCAGTTCCAGGGAATGGAGTCGCGCTGCCTCACCGGCTCGTTGGGACCGGTCGGCGACTTGGTGCAGGCGGCGGCGGTGCTCACCAGCAGGGCGACGAAGAGCAGGCGGAAGAGGGCAGTGCGGGACATTCAGGGGCTCCGGAAAGGGGTCGCCTGCATGGGTAGCGATCGCGCGTGTGCCGTACTAACACGCTATGTCACGAACTATTACGCTATGTAACGTGCGACGAGAATTTCCGAGAATTATGCTGATTGGCCAAGCCGGCGACCCGCCGGCGTGGCTCGCCACGGGGGCCCCCTACGGGAGCTCCATCGCGTGCTGCCCGCGGGTGGCGGACGCCCGCGACCTGCTGGACCGCGGGGGGGCGCTGGTGGTGCTGGCCCCTCTCGAGGATGCGGACGGCGACGACACCCTCCCCCTGATCGAGCACCTGGTGCACCGGCGCCAGCCGACCGCGGTGGTCGGCATGGTGTCGCGGCAGCTCCGGGACTCGGACGACCTGCTGCGCCTGGCCCGCGCCGGCGTGCACACCCTGCTGTTCGACGAGGACCGCCGGACGCCCCTCACCGTGCGCCGGGCGCTCCTGGTGGCGTCCACGCGATGCCGCAACGAGACGCTGTGGAGCGACGTGGCGCCGATCACCCCCGGGCGCGTGCGCCCGCTCGTCGCCTACGGCCTCAAGCACGCGCACGAGTCCCTTACGGTCGACACCGTCGCGCGCGCCCTCGGCCTTCACCGCAAGACGCTGGCCGAGCGATGCATGCTTTCGCGCAGCCTCCCGCCGCAGCTGATGCTGGGCTGGTGCCGGATGATGGCCGCCGCGGTGCTGCTCGAGGACCGGGGTCGCCTGGTGGACCACATTGCGCTCGAGCTCGACTTTGCGAGCGGCACGGCCTTCCGCAACCAGCTCAAGCGGTACACCGGCCTGAAACCGGTCGAACTGCGGGCCCGCGGTCCCCTGGCCGAAATGACCCGCCGATTCCGGCAGGCTATGCAGCAGGCCGGACCCGACCTGAAGGTCAGCCGCATCGGGTAGGCGCGCACTCCGAGCGAACGTCAAGGCGCGCGGCCGAATGGGCCGCGCGCCTTGTTCCATGCCCCCCGGACGCCTAGCTTTCCTGTCCCCGCCCCACGGCGGGCGCGCGCGAGTAGCTCAGCTGGATAGAGCGTCGGCCTCCGGAGCCGAAGGTCGTGGGTTCGAATCCCGCCTCGCGCATCCCCTCCCCTCCCGTCCGCCCGAGCCCGTGCGCTCGTCCCGGGACCGCACTCCTCCGCTCCTCCATCCCTTCAGGAGCGCCCCCGCACCCCATCCCCAGCTTACGCTCCTCCGTTTCGTGGATATTTCCGAACTTCGGCGCTCGCCTCTTCCCGAACTGCTCGTCCTGGCCGAGACGCTGGGCCTTGCCGATCCGGCCGCGCTCACCCGCGCCGACCTGATCTTCAAGATCGAGCACGCCCTGCTGGCGCGCGGCGATGTCCTGCTGGCCGACGGGGTGCTGGAGATCGTCAAGGAAGGGCACGGCTTCCTCCGCAGCCCCGACAACAGCTACCTCGCCGGCGCTGCCGACGTCTACGTCTCGCAGACGCAGATCCGGCGCTTCAGCGCGCGCACCGGTGACACGCTGCGCGGGCGCGTCCGCCCGCCGAAGCCGTGGGAGAAGTATCTCGCGCTGCTGCAGATCGAGAGCATCAACGGGCACGACCCCGAAGCGACGCAGACGCGGATGCAGTTC
This region of Gemmatimonadaceae bacterium genomic DNA includes:
- a CDS encoding AraC family transcriptional regulator translates to MLIGQAGDPPAWLATGAPYGSSIACCPRVADARDLLDRGGALVVLAPLEDADGDDTLPLIEHLVHRRQPTAVVGMVSRQLRDSDDLLRLARAGVHTLLFDEDRRTPLTVRRALLVASTRCRNETLWSDVAPITPGRVRPLVAYGLKHAHESLTVDTVARALGLHRKTLAERCMLSRSLPPQLMLGWCRMMAAAVLLEDRGRLVDHIALELDFASGTAFRNQLKRYTGLKPVELRARGPLAEMTRRFRQAMQQAGPDLKVSRIG